Proteins encoded in a region of the Mercenaria mercenaria strain notata chromosome 1, MADL_Memer_1, whole genome shotgun sequence genome:
- the LOC123523955 gene encoding complement C1q-like protein 4, which produces MGLVYIILLACCTSCYAALDLETFRNLVLDRQKNLEGRVAEQNDLITSQQSVIVALLKTVLTQEEYKDIIKRQSRFVLDSGEGPVAFTAAISPKAVDHVGANATITFETVITNIGGGYNNITGVFVAPLSGLYMFSCSLLDAVEGKHGTDKLHAEIVQNDKVLARVFAHADNHNRDQGAQTIFVQVNQGDRIFIRSVDNDDLGLGGDLYSTFSGYLLMQL; this is translated from the exons ATGGGTCTTGTATATATTATCCTTCTGGCATGCTGTACAAGTTGCTATGCGGCATTGGATCTTGAAACATTCCGAAATCTCGTTCTGGACAGACAGAAAAACCTTGAAGGAAGAG TTGCTGAACAGAATGACCTGATAACATCCCAGCAGTCCGTTATAGTGGCATTACTGAAAACAGTCTTGACCCAAGAAGAATATAAag ATATCATAAAACGCCAAAGTCGTTTTGTTCTGGACAGTGGCGAAGGTCCAGTTGCATTCACAGCTGCAATCAGTCCGAAAGCTGTGGACCACGTGGGTGCTAACGCAACTATAACGTTCGAGACTGTTATTACTAATATTGGAGGCGGTTACAACAACATTACTGGGGTTTTCGTCGCTCCTTTATCTGGGCTTTATATGTTTAGCTGTTCTCTACTGGACGCTGTAGAAGGTAAACATGGAACCGATAAGCTGCACGCAGAAATTGTGCAAAACGACAAGGTCCTCGCAAGGGTGTTTGCACATGCTGACAACCATAACAGAGATCAAGGTGCACAGACGATCTTTGTGCAGGTAAACCAAGGTGACCGTATCTTTATCAGAAGTGTGGACAACGACGACCTCGGTCTTGGTGGTGATTTGTACTCTACATTCTCCGGATATCTGTTGATGCAATTGTGA
- the LOC123543576 gene encoding complement C1q tumor necrosis factor-related protein 3-like, whose translation MYTLLVEVAFVSLGICSCIQAEDETVSTIIHRLSLLEDKVLKQEKINNEQEALIGYLKAQNEEFLTRMNAQKATIKQLETRNALSIQRRFVLDSEGPVAFSAVIDPSFIEHTKPSTAIKFETILTEFGGGYNNDTGIFVAPHTGLYLLSCSMLDHMAHGGHGGVMIHGEIMRNHDVLARVFAHAEASYRDQGANTIIAKLTRGDQVWVRTMDNSDLGLGGSRYTSFSGYLLWQMS comes from the exons ATGTATACATTACTGGTTGAGGTTGCGTTTGTTAGTCTCGGTATCTGCAGTTGCATTCAGGCTGAAGATGAAACAGTTTCTACAATAATCCATAGATTGTCTCTGCTAGAGGACAAAG TTCTAAAGCAAGAGAAAATCAACAATGAACAAGAAGCGCTCATCGGATATCTGAAAGCCCAGAATGAAGAGTTTCTGACAAGGATGAATGCACAGAAAGCAACAATAAAACAGCTGGAGACCAGAAACGCGCTGA GTATCCAGAGGAGATTCGTACTCGATAGCGAAGGTCCAGTTGCCTTCTCGGCCGTGATTGATCCCAGTTTTATTGAACACACCAAACCTAGCACGGCGATAAAGTTTGAAACAATACTTACGGAATTTGGAGGCGGCTATAACAACGATACCGGGATATTTGTTGCTCCACACACTGGTTTGTACCTGCTGTCCTGTTCAATGTTAGACCATATGGCTCACGGTGGCCATGGCGGTGTCATGATCCATGGAGAAATCATGAGAAACCACGATGTCCTTGCACGAGTGTTTGCGCATGCAGAGGCTTCTTACAGAGACCAAGGAGCTAACACAATAATTGCGAAG TTGACCAGAGGGGACCAAGTTTGGGTGCGAACAATGGACAACAGTGACCTTGGATTGGGAGGTTCAAGATATACGTCATTTTCAGGATACCTACTTTGGCAAATGtcatga